The genomic interval CGACAAGATAGACCATGCCGTGTCGGTACATCTCATGAAAAAGGTAGGCGACGCCGTCTCCGTCGGCGATACGGTGATAGAGCTGCTCTACAACGACGATACAAAACTAGCCGAGGCGATGAAATATCTTACGGACTGCTGGAGCGTCTCCGAAAAGGCCGAGCGGCGCGAACTGATACTGGATTACGTATTCTAAAGATAAAATTTTGTAAGAAAAAGCGGCGCAAGGGGTAAGTCAGGCCTTCATCGCGCCGCTTTTTGTGTGCGGAGTTATTAAGTATCAGAAACGTCAAATATCCCAATATTCATCTCAGGGTAGACGCGTCAGTAAAGTCAGAAGCTAAATAAATTACGGTTTATGTTTGTCTTGTCATGCCGGGCTTGACCCGGCATCTAGCGGCTTGGAATCTTATTTTTGTTTTGTGCGGGGTATAAAACAGGACAAGCCGCTGTGCACAGGCTTAGAGGCCAGCGTATGCCAGCTATCGATGTGTTTGCCCTGATACTCATCTTCTCTTCTTCATCGCCAAAGCCTCTTCAGTCACCGCCATGCCGCCGAGCGATGTACAGCGAAGCTCACAGGGCATCATCCTGCCGGTGGCGCATACGGCCTCTACCGTGCTGTCGATGCCCACCGGATTGCGGTAACCCCCGAGCACCAGGTCCGCGCAGATAAAGGCCTGTGAGGCGAAAGAGGCGTTTCTCGTGTGGCAGGGTATCTCCACGGTCGCCTGCACGAGGTCGCAGACCAATCCCATCGCGTTCTGGAACATCACCGCCGCCGCGTCGCAGCACTGCGCCGCCGAGCCTCCCGCCATCTCCACGACCGCCGCCGCGCCCATCGCGCCCGCCGCGCCGATCTCCACCTGACAGCCGCAGACCTCCGCGGCGAAGGTGCCATGTTCGCCGAGCACCCAGCCCGTCGCACCCGCGGCCCACATCGCGCGCACCACATCGGCGCGCGTAATATTCATATCCTTAAGCATAGTGACGACGACGCCAGGCAGGACGCCCGCCGAGCCGCCGGTCGGCGCGGCGCAGACGATGCCCTGTCCGCTGTTTACCTGCATCGCCGCCATCGCGCGCGCCGCCGCCCGCGTATGGATGCCGCCAAGCGCGAGCCTTCCCGCAGCCTCCGCCGCCATTATCTCCCCCGCAGTCGGCGAAAGCAGCGACATCGGCGGCGAATCCTTAGAGAGCCCCAGTTCAACGGCCCGCTCCATCACCGCAAGACGCCGCTCCATCTCCTGATTAAGCTCCTCTTTTGGCATATCAAGCAGCGCCGATTCGTATTCAAGCGCGGCTTCGCCGAGTGAAAGCGAATGAGTCCGCGCGAATTCGATCATCCCGCGTCCATCTTTGTAGAGCGCTTTGCCGCGAATGGGATAAAAGACCGGTTCCGCGCTCCTGACGGCGATTACCCCCGGAGCGGCGCGCAGTCTGTCGACAAGCTCACAAGGTATCTCATAGGGAGAGGCGAGCAACAGGCAGTTGTCTTGTTTAGTGACTTTGCTGAATTCGCCTAACAGGCCGTCAGGCAGAGGCTGATCCGATTCGGCGAATAAATAATAGGCGTCGCCGGCAATCTCCACGTGACAGCCGTTCAGGGAGTGGAGAATAAAGGCGCCACCGCCTGTGGAGTCGGCTACGGCGCGAAGAGAACCGCCGCCTCCCATATCCGCCTCTATCATTATGCTGTTTGGGTGGCGCGCTCCCGCAAAGTCCTCTATTATAAATTCTATCTCAATGCCGAAGGATGGAAAGATAGACAGCGCATCTTCGAAACGAACGTCCGTCAGCGGCAGCCCGAGAATGCCCATAACAAGCGCCAAGTCCGAGCCCTGATCCCGGTAACACTCGGCGATGGAACTCCCGGGGGCGAACGTAAAGACGGCCCTTTTGGGCAAAGCGCCCGCAAAGCCGCGGAAGAGCTTCGCGATATGATAGGGCCCCGCAGTATGCGAGCTCGAAGAACCGGGCATAACTGGCCCGATGACATTATTCAGAATACTGACCGCCATCTCTTTTTTCCTCCTGAAAATCGTTTTTTTAAGTATAACATGTGTAAAAAAACGGCGGAACATACATCTTTTGTGCAAATAATGATTGCGGCGAGGCCGACTTTCTGCTAGACTTTACTGCGTCGATTCGGAGGTGCGTTTCAGCTGGTGCTGGGCCCGGACTTCAAATCCGGTGTGGGTGGGTAACGCCCGTCCAGGTGGGTTCGATTCCCACACGCCTCCGCCAAATTATAAAATGCGCGGCAGTAAGTAGTTATCTTCTTGTCGTTTTATTTTAAATTATCTCTTCTTGCCAAACTGTTGTCATCGCTGATTACATGTAAATTATAAAGAAGTATGTATCGTGACGGAATGATGCTACGCTCAGTATCCGAACGGCTATCTGCGAATCGATAGCTGCCAACGTTTTTATCATATTAAATCACGCTTTGGTCTGTCGTAATAAAGGTAAGCGCCAAAAGTAAGCGTCAAAACTACCGTACCTACGCCAATAAGCAAATCCATTGTATTATCTATCAGTTTTCAGAGTCGTTGAGTCCAGCACAGGAAGCAAAGTCACAGGATTCGTCGTTGTCGCCGGCCGTTGAATCCAGCTGGCCTTTCAATTTGCAGTGACATGGAAGCTCTTTGCTCCAGGGCAGGATGGTATGGTATCGCTCCGGTGCCGTGTTGGGCATGTTTTCAAGGATGTATTTGAGGTATTCGTATGGTTTGAGGTGGTTCTCTTTTGCCGTCTCTATTATTTATTGAGTAGATTACCGCGCTGGTTTCCGCTCTTTTGGGAGAGCAGGAAAAGAGCCAGTTTTTTCTGCCTATGACGAATGGTTTTATGCTTCGTTCCGCCATGTTGTTGGAGATTTCTAATCTGCCGTCAAGGTAGAAGGTCTCAAGTAACAGCCTCTGTTCAAGGGCATAGTGCAGTGACCTTCCTAGGACCGATTTGGGAAGGGCAGGGGGGCAAGCCCCACGCGAATAAGGCATCCGTTATTGCCTTGCTTTGTTCTAGTCTTTTGACACGACGTTCTTCCAGCGTCAGTTTTGTATAGTCACGTTCAAGAGCGAAGAGTCTGTCGCAGTATTCAAGTCCTTTTTGTGAGGCGCAGGTCGGTTGTTCTTCTTGTGGGACCGCCTGTATTCCTTCGTGAAATTTTCTTCTCACATGGGCCCAGCAGCCACAGCGGCGAATATCTGCACCGAGTCTGCCATATAATAGCCGTCTGTGTGCAGACAGCCTCTGAAGCCATTGAGGAATTTTATGGGGTGTGAGCTTGAACGGGTCTCCTGGTATTGGAATAAGGCGACGGGGTTAGCGGAGTGTTTTCCGCTACGGTACAGCCACATGCAGGATTGGGTACGTGAGGCCCTTCCGGGTTCCCGCAGTACCTGTATCTCTGTTTCATCAGCATGGAGTATCTCTTCTTCCAGAAGTTTACGGCGCATTTCTTTGTATAGCGGGTACAGCCACTCTTTTCCTGCACGCAGAAGCCAGTTCGCCATCGTCTGCCTGCTAAGCTTTATTCCCTCTTTGATGAACGAGAGCTCCTGGCGGTATAACGGGCACTCCCTGCATGTATTTCTGTGTCA from Cloacibacillus sp. carries:
- a CDS encoding L-serine ammonia-lyase, iron-sulfur-dependent, subunit alpha, giving the protein MAVSILNNVIGPVMPGSSSSHTAGPYHIAKLFRGFAGALPKRAVFTFAPGSSIAECYRDQGSDLALVMGILGLPLTDVRFEDALSIFPSFGIEIEFIIEDFAGARHPNSIMIEADMGGGGSLRAVADSTGGGAFILHSLNGCHVEIAGDAYYLFAESDQPLPDGLLGEFSKVTKQDNCLLLASPYEIPCELVDRLRAAPGVIAVRSAEPVFYPIRGKALYKDGRGMIEFARTHSLSLGEAALEYESALLDMPKEELNQEMERRLAVMERAVELGLSKDSPPMSLLSPTAGEIMAAEAAGRLALGGIHTRAAARAMAAMQVNSGQGIVCAAPTGGSAGVLPGVVVTMLKDMNITRADVVRAMWAAGATGWVLGEHGTFAAEVCGCQVEIGAAGAMGAAAVVEMAGGSAAQCCDAAAVMFQNAMGLVCDLVQATVEIPCHTRNASFASQAFICADLVLGGYRNPVGIDSTVEAVCATGRMMPCELRCTSLGGMAVTEEALAMKKRR
- a CDS encoding transposase, giving the protein MKEGIKLSRQTMANWLLRAGKEWLYPLYKEMRRKLLEEEILHADETEIQVLREPGRASRTQSCMWLYRSGKHSANPVALFQYQETRSSSHPIKFLNGFRGCLHTDGYYMADSVQIFAAVAAGPM
- a CDS encoding transposase, which translates into the protein MPYSRGACPPALPKSVLGRSLHYALEQRLLLETFYLDGRLEISNNMAERSIKPFVIGRKNWLFSCSPKRAETSAVIYSINNRDGKREPPQTIRIPQIHP
- a CDS encoding transposase; this translates as MPQWLQRLSAHRRLLYGRLGADIRRCGCWAHVRRKFHEGIQAVPQEEQPTCASQKGLEYCDRLFALERDYTKLTLEERRVKRLEQSKAITDALFAWGLPPCPSQIGPRKVTALCP
- a CDS encoding transposase domain-containing protein, whose protein sequence is MIETAKENHLKPYEYLKYILENMPNTAPERYHTILPWSKELPCHCKLKGQLDSTAGDNDESCDFASCAGLNDSEN